One Malassezia vespertilionis chromosome 6, complete sequence genomic window, CACAAGCCTCAGCGGAAACGACATGCACACGCTTATGCACCAGCAGTTTTCTCCGCAGCAGCATTTTTTACGCTCGGGATCCATGGTGCTGGGCGAGCCGTTCAGCACGCCTGAGCAGTATACCACGTCTTTGGGCAACACACCATCGATGCCGAACTTGGCTTTGTACGGCGAGGCATTCCACGGCAAGTCGATGTCGCGGATCAACTCAGCACCGCCCGTGCACGCTCAACTGCCGTGGGGACCGCACGAACTCTACAATGACCCGGTGAATACCTCGCCTAGCGCTGCAGGACGCACCTTGCCTTTGAGCTCGATtgcactcgcgcgcaaacagTACACTCCATatgccaaggcgcacggcgcgatCCTCTACGGCTCTCCGTCAGAAATCGATGGCTGCTTTTCCCCTACGATGCCCTCGTCCAAGAGCATGAATGCGATCTCTTCCCCAGAAAACATGTCGCCCGTACccgtcgatgcgcggcgcgcctcgctcaTCTCGCACAGCGTCAGCATGCCGGGCGACCAGATGGCGGCGATGCTCGAGTACGATGCTGTGCAGCCGCCGTcacagcgcatcgtacGCACACGTGTGGGTGCCGCACCGCCGCTAGTAGTGAGCTCGGCAGACAAAATGCATGTATGCCACTGCGGGCGGCGCTTTAAGCGCATGGAGCACCTCAAGCGCCACAATCGCACACACACCCAAGAGCGTCCACACAGGTGCCCGGTCGAAAATTGTGCCAAGAGTTTTGGGCGCTCGGATAACTTGGCACAGCACATCAAGACGCACTACAAGGGAACTCCCAGTGCGCTTGGGAGATCGCGTTTGCATGCGTTTCCTAGCGATACTCAGGAAcgcgcgcaggcgcaggcgcaacAGCGGGAAGCGCTGGGCACGCCTGCATCGGCTGCGTCGGTATCGGCAGCTTCAgcggcggccgcggcggctgcCTCGGCGTCTGCATCGGCTCGGACCGATGCGCCGAAGCAGTCTGCCTAGTTCGCAAGGTGCCATGGGCACTGCCTCACGTCCTCTTTGCATTTTATATTTTTATTTTCAGTGTAGAACGGTTACGGTTTCATAGCTCTGCAGTCCAACAAATGTGCGGGTGTAAGGAAATGCGGATTGggtgccgtgcagcgctgtgcCATCCATTGCTTGGGCCGCTACGGAACGCGTCGGGGGTGTGCAGCTTTGCACACGCCTATTTTCGCAGTGATACGGGCAGGTCGTCTACGCATCTACAAACAGGTTGCTGCCCTCAGTGGCCCTCGCTCGCTCCGCCCATTGTCTTGGCGCGGTACAACAAGATATAGGCAACCGAATCCTCGCCTCCACCATACAGCGACTGGATCTTTTCCGTATCGACAATGGATGCGTTCTCGTCGTCAAACTTGTACCACGCATTCGACGGAACTTGCTGCGTCTTCCCATCGTCTTTGCGCACCCACGAAATGTAATGGCCCGCATCGGCAGCCGCGCCTTTGTGTGTAACAATGCCTGCAAGCTCGTACAGGCCAGTGGCGTTGCAGCCCGTATCGGCGCGCAGGTCGGGATCGATTGCCTGTTCAATCtcctgcagctccttggcccgcagcgcctcttcttcctTGTCGCTGGGCACATTGCCGTCCTGGCGCGCGGTGAACGGCGCACTCTCGTCCGTGGGCCCGGCTGTGTgcgtcttggcgcgcttgcgaaCTCtggcgcgctcctcgcgctctttggcAGTGGCCCTGTACGCACGGCTGGCAGgcagcatgcgctccttgaGCTCGTCTGTGGCAAACACGCTCGCATCAAGTTCCACGGGAAACTTGACCTTGCGCATGATCTTGGTCTTTTTATTGATATCGCGGCGCCAATAGAACCGGACAAAGTGCACCGCCAGGTACATGGGCAAACGCGCAATTCTGCTCTGCTCGTTGTACACTGCGGTGCGGCCCAGCTGTGTGGAATGCTTCTCAATCTTTTGCGTGAGGGTATCCAGGATGCCGGCGCTCATGTCGTTGGTGCTGCTCGAGATGTTGCATTGGAGCATGAGAAACGGCTCCTCGCtcacgctgcgctcctcCTCCGCCGTCTCGGCCAAGGAACGCGTGGTGGCCATGTGCCCGGTGAGGAACCGCGGAACAAATCGGTCCTTGCCGTCGGGGCCAGCAAGGTACGTCCCGAGCGCATTCACAATCCGGATCCACACTTCTTCCGCATCTTGCTGTGCGTAGCCACCGCCTTCGGCCATCTCGGCAaactgcggcgcgacattgcgcagcatggtTACAAAAAGGAGCGGAGGAAAaggacgctgcgccttggccaaGTCGCGGAACAAGTCGCGCAAGGATGCAGTGAGTTTTGCGTCGCCGTcctgcgcgccgatgctCCCGGCATAGGCCGtgagcgcgtcgtgcagctcCGGGATGCACCGCAGGACTTGCAGGGTCGAGTTCAAATAGCACGTATTCCCAAGGTTGGTGAGCCCCACCTTGTTGTGCGTCTGTGGTCAGTACGATTCGCACGTACCGCTTCCGCGAGTTCGTCCTCCTTCATGTCCTCCAGGAAGTGCACAGGTTTGGCAGGAGCCTTGGGAAGATCGCCTGCTGCACCGAGCACCATAAACTGCTGTCCCGCACGGATCGCAAGCTTGCTCAATGGCGTGTCGTCTTTCAACAGCCCGCCTTTGACCATCACTTTTTGGCGCTCCACAGGCACGTGCGTCTTTTCAAATACACACTGCTTGAATGCGGCACCGTCTGCATCGGCATCGATATCGATATCGTACTATGATTAGTcgcgtgcacacgcaccgtcTGGCCATTGTGCTTCACCTTGATAGGGACGCGGCTGCTCATTTCGCCTATGGACGTGGATGCAaacaatgcgcgcacgcgcacggcctTGTTCGGCCGAGCAGAAAATTTTGTGCTCCGCGCAGCACCGTGCTGGAcagcgacgatggcgaAAGCGGCGAAGCGGACAAAAAAGTTTATCAAGAACAAGCTGGATAcgacgctcgagcagcggcgcacgcagaaGAAAAAGGCTGTGCATTTCAAAGAGAAtaaggcgcgcaaagagcgacgcggccaccgcgatgcagaagaagaggacggagacgaggaggaagaagaggacaAGGATGGTGGGATGAGTGTCGACGCGTTCCTCCAGGGCGGATTTCACGAGGAGATGGAtgaggaggacgaggacgaggacgaggacgagggCGCTGACGATATGCTCGACGCGATGGAAGACGTTTCCGACGAAGAAGACCACGCGCAGGACCTCGAAAAACTCGCGGAAAACGACCCCGAGTTCTACCGGTACTTGCAAGAAAATGATAAAAATTTGCTTAATTTCGGCAGCGACGATGAAGAGATGGGAGAGGAAGATGCGCCGGCgggcgacgacgacgacgacgacgacgaaaaTGAGCAGCAGATTCCTGTGGTCACAGCGGCCATGCTCCAGACgtggcagcgcgccatACTCAAGCACCACTCGCTGCGTGCTCTCCGCCGCATTCTGCTTGCATACCGCGCGGCAGTATTCATGGGCGATGAGCACGTCCACCTCGCATACCGCGTGCTGGACGGCGACGTTTTCTCCAGCGTCGTTATGGCCGCGCTCAAATACACGCCGATGGCTCTGCAGCATCACATCCccacaaagcgcgccgccgaagGCCGTTTCAAGGTGCCGACACACACTAAGAAATGGAGCTTGCTTGTGCGCCCCGTGCGTAGCTACTTTTTAAGCACCGttcagctgctgcgcacactTTCTGATCCGACGATGGTGTACGCAGCGCTGACCGAGTCGGCTAAAATGGTGCCGTATTTGCACCACGACCGCCGTGTGATGCGCGACTATGTCAAGGTGCTCCTCCAGCTCTGGTCCACCGCCACCGACCGCGTCAGGCTTGCGGCATTCTCGTGCCTGTACCTCGTCACGGCGTCGGCATTCGACGAAGAAATGATCGACTTTTGTCTCAAGTCGACGTACCACGCTTTTGTGCGCAGCTCTAAACTTACCACGCCCCACACGATGCCCAACATTGTGCTGATGAAAAACACCGCGTGCGAGCTGTTTGCCTTGCACCCCGAGGCGTCATACCAGCAAGCGTTTGGCTTTATTCGCCAGCTGGCCAtttcgctgcgcaactGCCTCAAGATCAAGACCAAAGAGCAGTACCAAGCAGTGCTCAATTGGCCCTATATCCACTGCCTTGATTTCTGGTCGCTCGCCCTCGCGCATACGTGCGCCGAGGCAGAGAGCAACATGCGCCCGCTCATCTATCCCCTCGTCCAAGTTGCGCTTGGtgtcgcgcggcttgtgccGATCTCGCGCTACTTTCCCCTGCGTCTGCACGTCGTgcagacgatgcagcgTCTTGTGCAGTGCACCGGCGTGTACATTCCACTCGCCCCGCTCATGCTCGAGGTGTTTGACAGCCCCGAGTTCCAGCGGAAGCCCAAAGGCGCGACGCTGAAGCCCCTCGATCTGGAGACGAcactgcgtgcgccgcaggcgtACGTGCGCACAAAGGTCTATGCCGACCAGCTCGCGGACGCGTATGCTTTTGCCCTGCTCGAGTTTCTCGCGTCCCAAGCGCTGAATATTGCTTTTCCTGAGATGGTCATCCCCGTCGCCGTtcagctgcgccgcttgctcaAGTCGGGCACGAGTGCACGACTGCACGAGTGCGTCAAGCCGGTGCTCGACAAGGTCCAGCAGAACACGACGTGGATCGAGCAGAAGCGGAGCACGGTGGAGTTTGCCCCGCAGGACCACGGCGCCGTGGACAATTTTTTGCGCGATACGACGCAAGAGGCGCCGCTTGCAAGTGCCCTGAGACTGGCGCGTAAAGTGCGCGAACAGAaacgcaagctgctcgaaCAGACGACACATGTCGTTGGGGATGACGAGGAATAGACACGTAGCAGACTAGCACGgtggcgctcggcgctggagatTCGGTGGGCACAGACAGTATGCGAGCTGCGTTGGGTCAGCATATGCGAGCTGCGTTGGGTCAGCATATGCGAGCTGCGTTGGGTCAGCATATGCGAGCTGCGTTGGGTCAGCATATGCGAGCTGCGTTGGGTCAGCATATGCGAGCTGCGTTGGGTCAGCATATGCGAGCTGCGTTGGGTCAGCATATGCGAGCTGCGTTGGGCACAGCATACAGTATGCATGCGCTAGCTTCGCCTCCTACACAAGCCTATCCGACCACCACCTACTTCAGCAAGCTCTATCTACAGTGTATTTGACTCGTGCTCGGCCAGCgagagcgcaagcgccaagcgcagctcgtcatcctcctcctcgtcttccAGACTCCAGCTCGGTGGCTGGCTCGCAAGGGCCGCTGCCGTTTGGCTCGACAAACCCGCACcgtcgtgccgcgcgagcgcagtgcCTTGCCGAGCATCGACAGAGCGCAATGCAGGACTGCTCCGCGCCCACGCCCCCAGACTCGGCGTTTTGCTActctgctgcgccatgccCGGCCAGTCGGCAGGACTTGCCATGGGTGACATGGAATTGCAGGAACCAACCGAGCCCTGCGACGCGGTACTGGGAGTAaggcgcgcagagcgcggaATGGAAacggtgcgcagcttgctcgCCCCCTCGCCATCGGTTGTGCTCGCGGCCTTCCCTGCCTGCTGCAGCATATCCCACGCGCGTGTAGATGTGTTTGGCGAggctgcaagcgcgctcagtgtcggcgagcgcagcagcacagcaTCCGCCATGCCGTCGTGCATGTCGGGCTCGCCGTACATCAGGTCGCTGGCAAACTCGTCGGTGAGTGCCGTCTGCTCCGCTTCTTCGCGACTGAGCATGAGCGCATAGTCCAGCGCGGTGTCTTCATCGAGCCGCCCTTGCAGCTTCGAAtgcgccatgcgctgctgcgccgcaatggcaccgcgctctttttcctCGGCCTCCAGAATCTCCTGCTCTTCCTGCGCGGCTCTGTCCAGTGCCTTGCGCatttgcaagcgctgcgttgGGCGTccgtggcgcggcgctgccgtcgcgcgcttggccggCACGTCTGCATCGGCCGCATGCTGCGTCCGCCAGGCAAGGACTTGTGGCCCAATCGCCGCGACAAACAgctcgtcgtgcgcgacgattTGGTTCAcgcggaagcgcgcggcatgctcggcaccaAGGCTGCCATTCGccagcaagcgcgcgggCTGTCGTCGTGCGGTGCGTTCATTGAATACGCGGACAAGGGTGCCGGTAAGTGTGTCAAACGCCTTGATCGTCCCGTCCTCTGTTCCTGcgaaaagcagcgcgggcGTGCTATAGAGTGCGGTGATGGCATTGTGGTGGCCGTCGAGGACCAGCGCAGGGAGGGCCTGTGCGTCGCAGTGCACGCTgtgctcctcgagcagccatgcatcgtccagcggcgcttgggcaTCCCATTCCCAAACACCGATGCCGCCCGAGGCGGTGCCTGCGCATACAAAACTGCGCTCTTGGAAACGCgtggagcggcgctggcttGCGAGAGGCGGCGAAGCACGCGCGTCAAAGTTGCAGTGCACCGAGGTGATTTGCGAGATGGACGGGGCTCCAAAGACGGTggtgtgcacagcgcgagaAGCGGGCGTGAGGGTATGCCGTAAAAAGAAGCGTGCGTGGGTATAGTGGACAAGGAGGGAGATGTGCTCCTTCGTCGCGTCGTACGTATCCAAGACCAAGCTGCTGAtcctcggcgcgtcggcTGCCTGTGTGCTGGCGAAGGGCGCAGGAGCAATGGTGATGCACTGGACATGCGACTCGACGGGGGGACGGCCATGAATGGCGTGTGCGGCGAGCGCTTTGGTCGGTATGTGCGCCCATACCAACACAGCACCGGAACGCGTGCCGGCCGCAAGAATTCCGTCTGCGGAGCGGTAGGCAAGACGGTCCATCGTGCCCAGCGGCTCGTCGCTGGACGgaacggcgccgcgccacaaGGCGGCGTCGTGCTTTGGATGCCACAGCACGACTGTCCCGTCCGCAGACGCGGTGGCAAACGTCAATGCGGCGTCTCCAGACTGCTGCCGCACACTTTCCCCGCCAATAGGGAATGCAATGGCAGATacaggcgcgcggtgcgcttcCTGGCGTGGAAAGGTGCGGTGCTGGAATGTGCCCCGCGCGTTTTGTCCTCGCCAATCGATCGCAGTGAGGCCCACatcgccgcagcgctggccCCATACGACATAGCTCGCGAGTGGATCGGCAGcgagcgctgtgcacggcgGACTATGGTCCATATTCGGCTGGCCGTTGGGCGCCGTGGTTGCAAATCCGCGCGCATGGAGAAACTCTTTCGCGACCTTGCCGGTAAACGCGTtcgagcgcgatgcaaggCTACATTCATACGAGAGGCTCAGCACGAAGCGGTGCGATGCGGAAAGCGCGAGTGCATCGAGCGTGGCAATGCGTGGATCTGTCAAGATGACCGAGGTGCGTGATTTGCGCCAGCGGCGGAGaatcgcgacgcgcgacgcaaatTCAGCGCGCCACGACGCCGGATCCAGGCGGCGGAGAGCAGGAGCAATGCGCAGGCTCGTCGCACCAGGGACGCCTTGGTGTATAGACGCTGCGATCTTGtcttcgcgctcctcgaggcCAAAGGTGATGGAgaatgcggtgcgccaagtAATGTCAAGCTGGACAACGGCGTGCCATGACCTGCAGGTTGCTGCACATCGCGCAAGAGTGCGTGGATCGAGGAATGCAAAGATTCGCGCGAGCGTCTCGggcgcaagctcggctATGCATGGGTCTGTGCGGGCGTGCGAGGCAGGTTGGGCGGCGCTAGCGGGTACGTTAGATGTAGCGCATGGCTGAGAGGTGACGTGTGTGCTGGA contains:
- the UBP6 gene encoding ubiquitinyl hydrolase 1 (COG:O; EggNog:ENOG503NUIQ; BUSCO:EOG09263BGW; MEROPS:MER0004316), which encodes MSSRVPIKVKHNGQTYDIDIDADADGAAFKQCVFEKTHVPVERQKVMVKGGLLKDDTPLSKLAIRAGQQFMVLGAAGDLPKAPAKPVHFLEDMKEDELAEATHNKVGLTNLGNTCYLNSTLQVLRCIPELHDALTAYAGSIGAQDGDAKLTASLRDLFRDLAKAQRPFPPLLFVTMLRNVAPQFAEMAEGGGYAQQDAEEVWIRIVNALGTYLAGPDGKDRFVPRFLTGHMATTRSLAETAEEERSVSEEPFLMLQCNISSSTNDMSAGILDTLTQKIEKHSTQLGRTAVYNEQSRIARLPMYLAVHFVRFYWRRDINKKTKIMRKVKFPVELDASVFATDELKERMLPASRAYRATAKEREERARVRKRAKTHTAGPTDESAPFTARQDGNVPSDKEEEALRAKELQEIEQAIDPDLRADTGCNATGLYELAGIVTHKGAAADAGHYISWVRKDDGKTQQVPSNAWYKFDDENASIVDTEKIQSLYGGGEDSVAYILLYRAKTMGGASEGH
- a CDS encoding uncharacterized protein (EggNog:ENOG503P4J3; COG:S), with the translated sequence MTVLPHQASSSTHVTSQPCATSNVPASAAQPASHARTDPCIAELAPETLARIFAFLDPRTLARCAATCRSWHAVVQLDITWRTAFSITFGLEEREDKIAASIHQGVPGATSLRIAPALRRLDPASWRAEFASRVAILRRWRKSRTSVILTDPRIATLDALALSASHRFVLSLSYECSLASRSNAFTGKVAKEFLHARGFATTAPNGQPNMDHSPPCTALAADPLASYVVWGQRCGDVGLTAIDWRGQNARGTFQHRTFPRQEAHRAPVSAIAFPIGGESVRQQSGDAALTFATASADGTVVLWHPKHDAALWRGAVPSSDEPLGTMDRLAYRSADGILAAGTRSGAVLVWAHIPTKALAAHAIHGRPPVESHVQCITIAPAPFASTQAADAPRISSLVLDTYDATKEHISLLVHYTHARFFLRHTLTPASRAVHTTVFGAPSISQITSVHCNFDARASPPLASQRRSTRFQERSFVCAGTASGGIGVWEWDAQAPLDDAWLLEEHSVHCDAQALPALVLDGHHNAITALYSTPALLFAGTEDGTIKAFDTLTGTLVRVFNERTARRQPARLLANGSLGAEHAARFRVNQIVAHDELFVAAIGPQVLAWRTQHAADADVPAKRATAAPRHGRPTQRLQMRKALDRAAQEEQEILEAEEKERGAIAAQQRMAHSKLQGRLDEDTALDYALMLSREEAEQTALTDEFASDLMYGEPDMHDGMADAVLLRSPTLSALAASPNTSTRAWDMLQQAGKAASTTDGEGASKLRTVSIPRSARLTPSTASQGSVGSCNSMSPMASPADWPGMAQQSSKTPSLGAWARSSPALRSVDARQGTALARHDGAGLSSQTAAALASQPPSWSLEDEEEDDELRLALALSLAEHESNTL
- the NOC2 gene encoding Nucleolar Complex 2 protein (EggNog:ENOG503NWMH; COG:J; BUSCO:EOG09262N5O) produces the protein MAKAAKRTKKFIKNKLDTTLEQRRTQKKKAVHFKENKARKERRGHRDAEEEDGDEEEEEDKDGGMSVDAFLQGGFHEEMDEEDEDEDEDEGADDMLDAMEDVSDEEDHAQDLEKLAENDPEFYRYLQENDKNLLNFGSDDEEMGEEDAPAGDDDDDDDENEQQIPVVTAAMLQTWQRAILKHHSLRALRRILLAYRAAVFMGDEHVHLAYRVLDGDVFSSVVMAALKYTPMALQHHIPTKRAAEGRFKVPTHTKKWSLLVRPVRSYFLSTVQLLRTLSDPTMVYAALTESAKMVPYLHHDRRVMRDYVKVLLQLWSTATDRVRLAAFSCLYLVTASAFDEEMIDFCLKSTYHAFVRSSKLTTPHTMPNIVLMKNTACELFALHPEASYQQAFGFIRQLAISLRNCLKIKTKEQYQAVLNWPYIHCLDFWSLALAHTCAEAESNMRPLIYPLVQVALGVARLVPISRYFPLRLHVVQTMQRLVQCTGVYIPLAPLMLEVFDSPEFQRKPKGATLKPLDLETTLRAPQAYVRTKVYADQLADAYAFALLEFLASQALNIAFPEMVIPVAVQLRRLLKSGTSARLHECVKPVLDKVQQNTTWIEQKRSTVEFAPQDHGAVDNFLRDTTQEAPLASALRLARKVREQKRKLLEQTTHVVGDDEE
- the CAS5 gene encoding Zinc finger, C2H2 type (COG:K; EggNog:ENOG503P77V), which codes for MPSSPGMMKPHHDPLLYFQPGRSISGSYLTDTAAQTPPMRDPYMIPLLLHLGLDSVDAEEQYALDADSSPQDADTSTDGPMLFRELRPGMEDPTWGESDLFSAELDGPVSGLSLDTPSQHTSPAKEGLPSDLSAHPSLLGSPVPRTPIRQRTPPPSATTPPQPLLVSPDDKTPVPSDSALLFELGPHSLPPMTPTASQATPTSRGAFFPTHRSGASISSTMSNSTPEYGSAPSIASSADLRSPNFPIDHLSMSPHRMPTSLSGNDMHTLMHQQFSPQQHFLRSGSMVLGEPFSTPEQYTTSLGNTPSMPNLALYGEAFHGKSMSRINSAPPVHAQLPWGPHELYNDPVNTSPSAAGRTLPLSSIALARKQYTPYAKAHGAILYGSPSEIDGCFSPTMPSSKSMNAISSPENMSPVPVDARRASLISHSVSMPGDQMAAMLEYDAVQPPSQRIVRTRVGAAPPLVVSSADKMHVCHCGRRFKRMEHLKRHNRTHTQERPHRCPVENCAKSFGRSDNLAQHIKTHYKGTPSALGRSRLHAFPSDTQERAQAQAQQREALGTPASAASVSAASAAAAAAASASASARTDAPKQSA